Proteins encoded in a region of the Elizabethkingia bruuniana genome:
- the cdd gene encoding cytidine deaminase, which yields MKQDLNIHFEVYKNISELDDIEKKLFETASEIRKTAYAPYSEFFVGCAILLENGEIIVGNNQENAAYPSGLCAERTAIYWLAANHPGLEIKKIFVVGGPKNEAADNNIPIPPCGSCRQSILEYESKQSSPIEIYFASTQGKTVKCYSVKDLLPFSFDKNYL from the coding sequence ATGAAACAAGATTTAAACATTCACTTTGAAGTTTATAAAAACATATCGGAATTAGACGATATCGAAAAGAAGCTATTCGAAACAGCTTCTGAAATCCGTAAAACAGCTTATGCTCCCTACTCGGAGTTTTTTGTAGGATGTGCAATCCTTCTTGAAAACGGCGAAATTATTGTTGGTAATAATCAGGAAAATGCAGCTTATCCTTCAGGATTATGTGCGGAAAGAACTGCTATATACTGGCTGGCAGCAAACCATCCCGGACTTGAAATTAAAAAAATATTTGTAGTTGGCGGCCCAAAAAATGAGGCAGCTGATAATAATATTCCAATTCCACCATGTGGTTCATGCAGACAATCTATATTAGAATATGAGAGTAAACAAAGCTCCCCTATTGAAATTTATTTTGCGTCTACACAGGGAAAAACTGTTAAATGCTACAGTGTAAAAGATTTACTTCCTTTTTCCTTCGACAAAAACTATCTATAA
- a CDS encoding TonB-dependent receptor plug domain-containing protein yields MNKKLFVIGALLIVGSGLYAQEEKSGQIEEVTIASKTPQKLYKTGKNVTLISAKDLEKYKGQNLSDVLDQVAGFQITGNFNNATEPKLMKIRGGKSANVVILLDGVPLRDVTGNDYTAADLRLLALESVESIEVLNGASSVLYGSNATVSVINVKTKKASQKAIEGALTARAGSYDTYAQDAALRGKIDKFNYQVNAFNEKSQGLSSAKGDSTFDKDGWEKQNLSAGVGYSGNNFDVNINSGWNHNLYLYDTGAFADGQNRGNDKQFYVGGNANYRYNNGKIVFNTRYTDVDRLGQSMKGSSYQDQFSYNGKNFIAELYNNYKVNDYFNFTVGVQYEDQKMSSKSLPFGKENMEEVLKSGDTKLHSFDAYANFNANYKGFNLDAGARMTDNSKFGNHWVYSVNPYYIKEFSDTYFKIGYSFATAFIAPTLYQNYGSLPWTLPNPDLKPERNQSHEIDLSFGKKDRSLNFNVSLFQRKEKDAFAYVSNPDYTGSFQNIDENKVKGFEIGFDYQIIDMVKFGGNYSFVEKDKEATMLRQPKQRVNSYVEVKPFASTRITVSHQFVGKRNDAYYDSVSFSTKNVKVADFNLFNLNINQKIVRNIDAYLNIGNIFNKDYVDVIGYTTKNRNYTLGVSYRF; encoded by the coding sequence ATGAATAAAAAACTATTTGTAATCGGAGCACTCCTTATTGTTGGTTCCGGATTATACGCTCAGGAAGAAAAAAGTGGTCAGATTGAAGAAGTAACTATTGCTTCTAAAACCCCGCAAAAACTTTATAAAACGGGCAAAAATGTCACCCTTATTTCAGCTAAAGACCTGGAAAAGTATAAAGGACAAAACCTCAGTGATGTATTGGACCAGGTTGCCGGTTTCCAGATTACAGGTAATTTCAACAATGCTACTGAACCTAAACTAATGAAGATTAGAGGCGGGAAAAGTGCTAATGTAGTTATATTATTAGATGGTGTTCCGTTAAGAGATGTTACAGGGAATGATTATACTGCAGCAGATCTTCGTTTACTGGCTCTGGAAAGTGTTGAAAGTATTGAGGTCCTGAATGGCGCTTCTTCTGTATTATATGGATCTAATGCTACTGTATCGGTAATCAATGTAAAAACAAAGAAAGCATCACAAAAAGCTATTGAAGGAGCTCTTACTGCAAGAGCAGGTTCTTATGATACATATGCACAGGATGCAGCATTAAGAGGAAAGATTGATAAATTTAATTATCAGGTTAATGCCTTCAATGAAAAATCTCAAGGATTATCTTCTGCTAAAGGCGATAGTACTTTTGATAAAGATGGTTGGGAAAAGCAAAATCTTTCTGCTGGTGTAGGTTACTCAGGGAATAATTTTGATGTTAACATCAATAGTGGCTGGAATCACAATCTTTATTTATACGATACAGGAGCTTTTGCTGATGGCCAAAACCGTGGAAATGATAAACAGTTCTATGTAGGAGGTAATGCTAATTACAGATATAACAATGGTAAGATTGTATTCAATACCCGTTATACAGATGTAGACAGATTAGGACAAAGTATGAAAGGCTCTTCTTATCAGGATCAGTTCTCTTACAATGGTAAAAACTTTATTGCAGAACTTTATAATAATTATAAAGTAAATGATTATTTCAACTTTACAGTTGGAGTACAGTATGAAGACCAGAAGATGAGTTCAAAATCTCTTCCATTTGGTAAAGAAAACATGGAGGAAGTACTGAAAAGTGGTGATACGAAGCTTCATAGTTTTGATGCCTATGCCAACTTTAATGCAAACTATAAAGGTTTTAACTTGGATGCAGGCGCCAGAATGACTGATAACTCTAAATTTGGAAATCACTGGGTTTATAGTGTAAATCCTTATTACATAAAAGAATTCAGCGATACTTATTTTAAGATTGGTTATTCCTTCGCTACAGCATTTATTGCACCTACCCTATATCAAAATTACGGATCACTTCCTTGGACTTTACCAAACCCTGATCTAAAACCAGAAAGAAACCAGTCTCATGAAATTGATTTAAGTTTTGGTAAAAAAGACAGAAGTTTAAACTTTAATGTAAGCCTATTCCAGAGAAAAGAAAAAGATGCTTTCGCTTATGTATCTAATCCTGATTATACGGGAAGCTTCCAGAATATAGACGAGAATAAAGTAAAAGGATTTGAAATTGGATTCGACTATCAGATCATTGATATGGTTAAATTTGGAGGGAACTATAGCTTTGTAGAAAAAGATAAAGAAGCAACAATGCTACGCCAGCCAAAACAAAGGGTTAACTCTTATGTAGAGGTGAAGCCTTTTGCATCAACAAGAATTACAGTTTCTCACCAGTTTGTAGGTAAGAGAAATGATGCATACTATGATTCTGTCTCATTTAGTACCAAAAATGTTAAAGTAGCAGATTTTAATTTGTTCAACCTGAATATCAATCAGAAGATCGTACGTAATATTGATGCTTATCTTAACATCGGTAATATTTTCAATAAAGATTATGTAGATGTAATCGGTTATACAACCAAGAACAGAAATTATACGTTAGGAGTCTCTTATAGATTCTAA
- a CDS encoding YihY/virulence factor BrkB family protein, which yields MPLKTPQLIIRFRDFLDSIHLPMLGISLLKMFEIYGEGIFKNPVIRQAAAISWAFFLSLFPFLLFLLSILPYLPHYDKLQFYIFDVMLANILPADIKVYVTEYLQDTLIPNLKGISNFVTIILALIFGTNGTHALIMGFNLNTDVKRTFFRNYGIALLITIAFVSITVLSLLGIYYAEVVMKLFNPVNSISWLVNNLTKIISFISFPLFYFILLALFYWVGCLKIKRFREAIPGAIFSTLLFGFITYVFAFYVRDIARYNFLYGSIGSIILVMIWVNLNIILILFGNELNLAIKKVKMDKKIGDELAAQIEQQQFLQTSSAPNNNDHNIQL from the coding sequence ATGCCTTTAAAAACGCCTCAATTAATCATTAGATTTCGTGATTTTCTCGATAGCATACACCTGCCTATGTTGGGCATTTCGCTGTTGAAAATGTTTGAAATCTATGGGGAAGGAATTTTTAAAAATCCTGTTATCAGGCAAGCTGCAGCAATATCATGGGCTTTTTTTCTAAGTCTTTTTCCTTTTTTATTATTTCTGCTTTCAATTCTTCCATATCTGCCACATTACGATAAGCTCCAGTTTTATATATTCGATGTGATGTTGGCCAATATATTACCGGCTGATATAAAAGTTTATGTTACAGAATATCTCCAAGACACACTTATTCCTAACCTTAAAGGTATCAGTAACTTTGTAACCATTATACTAGCTTTAATATTTGGCACAAACGGAACACATGCGCTGATTATGGGTTTTAATCTGAATACAGATGTAAAGCGTACTTTTTTCAGAAACTATGGAATTGCACTGCTTATTACAATTGCTTTTGTAAGTATTACCGTTTTGTCTCTTCTGGGAATTTATTACGCAGAGGTTGTAATGAAGCTTTTTAATCCGGTAAACAGTATTTCCTGGTTGGTCAATAATCTAACTAAGATCATCAGTTTTATTTCCTTTCCTCTGTTTTATTTTATCTTGCTGGCTTTATTTTACTGGGTAGGCTGCCTTAAAATTAAAAGATTCAGAGAAGCAATTCCTGGTGCTATTTTCAGCACTTTGCTATTTGGCTTTATTACTTATGTCTTTGCCTTTTATGTACGGGATATCGCCCGTTATAACTTCTTATATGGTTCTATTGGTTCCATAATCTTGGTCATGATCTGGGTAAACCTTAACATCATTCTTATTTTGTTTGGTAACGAGCTTAATCTGGCAATTAAAAAAGTGAAAATGGACAAAAAGATAGGAGACGAGCTGGCGGCACAAATAGAACAGCAACAGTTTCTGCAAACTTCATCTGCTCCTAATAATAACGATCACAATATACAGTTATAA
- the rlmH gene encoding 23S rRNA (pseudouridine(1915)-N(3))-methyltransferase RlmH — translation MRISLICIGKTDDAEIKKLIAYYIPRLPKHFNFEFIEIPDVKNAKNLTDIQLKKEEAKLFLNYLDNTDTVVLLDEKGKQFTSREFASKIDNWMNMSTRHLAFLVGGAYGFSEEIYIRAQEKISLSKMTFTHQMIRLFFVEQIYRASTILQGKPYHND, via the coding sequence ATGCGTATAAGTTTAATATGTATTGGCAAAACGGATGATGCTGAAATTAAGAAACTCATTGCTTATTACATTCCGCGTCTTCCGAAACATTTCAATTTTGAATTCATTGAAATTCCTGACGTTAAAAATGCCAAAAACCTTACTGATATTCAGTTAAAGAAAGAAGAAGCTAAGTTATTTCTTAACTATCTGGATAATACAGATACTGTTGTATTATTGGATGAAAAGGGAAAACAGTTTACATCCCGTGAATTTGCATCCAAAATAGATAACTGGATGAATATGTCTACCCGGCATCTTGCCTTCCTTGTAGGAGGTGCTTATGGATTTTCTGAAGAAATCTACATCAGGGCTCAGGAAAAAATTTCATTGTCAAAAATGACATTTACCCATCAAATGATTCGTTTGTTCTTTGTAGAACAGATTTATCGTGCTTCTACAATTCTGCAAGGAAAACCTTATCATAATGATTAA
- a CDS encoding phosphatase PAP2 family protein: MEEIIHSDKELLLYLNGLGSPGFDSFWIYMTKPLVWIPLYLLLMFLVYKKYSVKNFLFILLFIAVGITASDQIANIFKYGFLRLRPCHDPELINHMRLVTCGGKYGFYSAHASTTFFLATFLSFLIGKNYKSLPYLLFLWAVVVSYSRIYLGVHFPGDVAVGALMGFLLGGLFSTLALRYVSKK, from the coding sequence ATGGAAGAAATTATTCATTCGGATAAAGAGCTGTTACTATACCTAAATGGTCTTGGATCACCAGGGTTTGATTCTTTTTGGATCTATATGACCAAACCATTAGTTTGGATACCTCTGTATCTTTTATTAATGTTTCTGGTTTATAAGAAATACTCTGTAAAGAATTTTTTATTTATACTTCTTTTTATAGCTGTCGGAATTACAGCAAGCGATCAGATCGCCAATATTTTTAAATACGGTTTCCTGAGACTAAGACCTTGTCACGATCCGGAACTTATTAATCATATGCGTTTGGTTACCTGTGGCGGAAAATATGGATTTTACTCTGCACATGCAAGTACTACATTTTTCCTGGCTACATTTCTAAGTTTCCTTATCGGGAAAAATTATAAGTCCCTGCCTTACTTGCTTTTTTTATGGGCAGTAGTAGTTTCTTACAGCAGAATCTATTTAGGAGTTCATTTTCCGGGAGATGTCGCTGTTGGGGCTTTAATGGGCTTCTTATTAGGAGGTTTATTCTCTACGCTGGCACTGAGATACGTGAGCAAAAAATAA
- a CDS encoding Sec-independent protein translocase subunit TatA/TatB — translation MELSIGEMLVVALVIVVLFGPDKIPSIARELGQGVRKMKGAMEDIKTEIMKEADNPISDIKKEIDKVKQTVTDINPLNDVQKQIEDMKNSVNPMDQHTADTSSPAPEKTTETIAHTETEQIASAEKKVDPLSDEHVGPVSR, via the coding sequence ATGGAACTTAGCATAGGAGAAATGTTAGTGGTGGCATTAGTCATCGTAGTATTATTTGGACCGGATAAAATACCGAGTATTGCACGCGAATTAGGACAAGGTGTCCGTAAAATGAAAGGTGCAATGGAGGATATTAAAACGGAGATTATGAAGGAGGCTGATAATCCGATTTCAGACATTAAAAAAGAGATTGATAAAGTAAAGCAAACCGTTACTGATATTAATCCGCTTAATGATGTACAAAAGCAAATAGAGGATATGAAAAACTCTGTAAATCCGATGGATCAGCATACAGCTGATACTTCTTCTCCGGCTCCGGAAAAAACTACAGAGACAATAGCCCATACAGAAACCGAACAAATAGCTTCAGCCGAGAAAAAAGTTGATCCTTTAAGCGATGAACATGTTGGTCCGGTAAGCCGATAG